A single window of Sulfurimonas crateris DNA harbors:
- a CDS encoding flagellar biosynthesis protein FlgL, whose amino-acid sequence MRITSGMYYKSIYSQNNGQLNEALFDVNKQIASGLKIQYAQDDIRTFTETMRLDNEISTLAQITSSTESALKMSDQTDAVLGEFESSMNRMRTLLLNAANGTNDETSLDAIAQELRSIEDHFKNLANTSINGQYLFSGTAVDVRPIADDGSYMGNDGLLEAFTGSKTSQQYNISGAELFLGEKKLVQREVTTNVVQTNLSTKYPDFTDSTVAGTSALIKSSDTIRDLMGDSDNAVDAGVDKHFFYVSGTRSDGVSFKEKIAMSDDEKISDLLKEIGDLYGNTPEVDVVNVSMNQNGQIVVEDKIKGSSKIDFHMVGATDLSGGAAADVTNIDDLGVGEANFDRIILGTSTAINPDLHVREFIKSSLSSADSVAATNLIEGTIYDRAEFSKEGATLSSATPQIVRETNAFATAKTKLSEVADISQGTAGTLNGTSFVVEGTDVNGVAYSAQVDLSAAGSTFTVGGNTYNIYDMGTPRAAVNGDDMTYKQFMDVVNMLTTGNLPATVPGSDAEYDAAIETSDLMGRTFLSHDGKIQFEEIGTGNTKASLAIYDANSGDFTVGADASVMTFNTNNAITVRDPKTDFFKTMDEMIRSVENYKLYPDSSSGDIRNVGIENAIAMMDDLQDHVYRAHSQVGVQTNALNTSIQRTSLLEISAKSLRSTVVDTDMAEASLNLARLNTNYEALLSTAAKVSKLSLVNYL is encoded by the coding sequence GTGAGAATTACAAGCGGTATGTACTATAAGAGCATATATAGTCAAAATAACGGACAACTAAACGAAGCTCTTTTTGATGTAAACAAACAGATAGCTTCTGGACTTAAAATTCAATACGCTCAAGACGATATCAGAACGTTTACAGAGACTATGAGACTTGATAACGAGATATCTACTCTTGCACAGATAACAAGTAGCACCGAGAGTGCTCTTAAGATGTCGGACCAAACAGATGCCGTGCTGGGTGAATTTGAATCATCTATGAACAGAATGAGAACACTTCTTTTAAATGCCGCAAACGGTACAAATGATGAGACTTCTCTTGATGCAATAGCACAGGAGCTAAGATCAATAGAAGATCATTTTAAAAATCTAGCAAATACCTCTATAAACGGTCAGTATCTTTTTTCAGGCACCGCTGTTGACGTAAGACCGATAGCTGATGATGGTAGCTACATGGGCAACGATGGACTGCTAGAAGCATTTACCGGCTCAAAAACATCTCAGCAGTACAACATAAGCGGTGCAGAGCTTTTTCTCGGTGAGAAGAAGTTGGTGCAAAGAGAAGTGACGACAAATGTCGTTCAAACAAACTTAAGTACAAAATATCCTGATTTTACAGATTCGACTGTTGCTGGAACTTCCGCGCTTATTAAAAGTAGTGATACCATCCGTGATCTTATGGGTGATAGTGACAATGCGGTTGACGCTGGAGTTGACAAGCACTTTTTTTATGTCAGTGGCACAAGAAGCGACGGTGTCTCTTTTAAAGAAAAAATTGCAATGAGCGATGATGAGAAGATCAGTGATCTTTTAAAAGAAATCGGTGATCTATATGGAAATACTCCTGAAGTGGATGTCGTAAATGTCAGCATGAACCAAAATGGGCAGATTGTAGTAGAAGACAAAATCAAAGGCTCTAGTAAGATAGATTTTCATATGGTGGGTGCAACTGATTTAAGCGGCGGCGCAGCGGCTGATGTTACAAATATTGATGACTTGGGAGTAGGAGAGGCAAACTTTGATAGGATAATTCTAGGAACGTCTACTGCTATCAATCCTGATCTTCATGTTAGAGAGTTTATTAAGTCGTCACTCTCATCTGCAGACAGTGTTGCAGCTACAAATCTTATAGAGGGGACCATCTATGACAGAGCAGAGTTTAGCAAAGAGGGTGCAACGCTCTCTTCAGCAACTCCTCAAATCGTAAGAGAGACAAATGCATTTGCGACTGCCAAAACCAAACTCTCTGAAGTTGCAGATATCTCACAGGGAACTGCAGGCACGCTTAACGGGACTTCATTTGTTGTTGAAGGCACAGATGTAAATGGTGTAGCTTATAGTGCACAAGTTGATCTGAGTGCTGCGGGTTCAACTTTTACAGTCGGCGGCAATACCTACAATATTTATGATATGGGAACCCCAAGAGCAGCCGTAAACGGTGATGATATGACATATAAACAGTTTATGGATGTTGTTAATATGCTCACAACAGGTAATCTTCCGGCAACTGTTCCTGGGAGTGATGCAGAGTATGATGCAGCGATCGAGACATCAGACCTAATGGGAAGAACATTTTTAAGTCACGACGGAAAGATACAGTTTGAAGAGATCGGCACGGGTAATACTAAGGCCTCTCTTGCCATTTATGACGCAAACAGCGGTGATTTTACGGTAGGTGCAGATGCATCTGTAATGACGTTCAATACAAACAACGCCATAACTGTGCGTGACCCAAAAACCGACTTTTTTAAGACGATGGATGAGATGATCCGATCTGTTGAAAACTATAAGCTCTATCCTGACAGCAGCTCAGGGGATATTAGAAATGTTGGTATAGAAAATGCAATAGCAATGATGGATGACCTTCAAGACCATGTCTACAGAGCTCACTCTCAGGTCGGTGTGCAGACAAATGCATTAAATACATCTATACAGAGGACAAGTCTTCTAGAGATCAGTGCAAAAAGTCTAAGATCAACCGTTGTTGATACGGATATGGCTGAGGCTTCATTGAATCTGGCAAGATTAAACACCAATTATGAGGCCCTGCTCTCAACTGCGGCAAAAGTATCGAAGTTAAGCCTTGTTAATTACCTATAA
- the pglE gene encoding UDP-N-acetylbacillosamine transaminase has product MNKRFFLSEPHMSGNELKYIEKVFQSNYIAPLGEHVNKFEESIKDYAGAKNALAVISGTAAIHLALRVLGIGQDDDVLASTFTFIGSVNAILYQGANPVFIDSDKKSWNLSSKLLNKYLCECDKKPKALIVTHLYGQCADIEKIADICALHGVYLIEDAAESLGAVFNGKHTGTFGDFGIYSFNGNKILTTSGGGMLVSSNKEWIDKAKFYCTQAKEPFVHYEHLEYGYNYRMSNVLAAIGVAQMEVIEERVAKKREIFEWYREFLGDVKEITFMPELENSRGNRWLTAMIFAKSDYNKIMKALEEVNVESRPLWKPMHMQPLFSDAKSVVDGTSEELFNKGLCVASSTTMMKDDVKMICDVIKENICGTGGRT; this is encoded by the coding sequence ATGAATAAACGATTTTTTTTAAGTGAACCGCATATGAGCGGCAATGAGCTGAAGTATATTGAAAAGGTTTTCCAGAGCAACTATATAGCTCCGCTTGGTGAGCATGTAAACAAGTTTGAAGAGAGCATAAAAGACTATGCAGGTGCAAAAAATGCTCTTGCGGTAATAAGTGGCACGGCTGCAATCCATTTGGCCCTTAGAGTTCTAGGGATAGGGCAAGATGATGATGTACTTGCTTCAACTTTTACTTTTATAGGTTCGGTTAACGCCATCCTATATCAAGGAGCAAATCCTGTATTTATTGACAGTGACAAAAAGAGCTGGAATTTATCTTCAAAATTACTAAATAAATATCTTTGCGAATGTGATAAAAAACCAAAAGCACTAATAGTGACTCATCTTTACGGGCAGTGCGCAGATATAGAAAAAATTGCGGATATTTGCGCTCTTCACGGAGTTTATCTTATAGAAGATGCGGCAGAGAGTTTGGGTGCTGTTTTTAACGGCAAGCATACCGGAACTTTTGGAGATTTTGGAATCTACTCTTTTAACGGAAATAAAATACTCACAACTTCCGGCGGCGGTATGTTGGTGTCAAGTAACAAAGAGTGGATAGACAAAGCTAAGTTTTATTGCACTCAAGCAAAAGAGCCGTTTGTGCATTATGAACATTTAGAGTACGGATACAACTACCGTATGAGCAATGTGTTGGCTGCAATCGGTGTAGCGCAGATGGAAGTGATAGAAGAGAGAGTCGCAAAAAAAAGAGAGATCTTTGAGTGGTACAGAGAGTTTTTAGGTGACGTGAAAGAGATAACTTTTATGCCGGAACTTGAAAATAGTCGTGGTAATAGATGGCTAACAGCAATGATATTTGCTAAATCTGACTACAACAAAATCATGAAAGCGTTGGAAGAGGTAAATGTAGAGAGCAGGCCGCTTTGGAAACCGATGCACATGCAGCCTCTTTTTAGTGATGCAAAAAGCGTCGTTGACGGTACAAGTGAAGAGCTGTTTAATAAAGGGCTTTGTGTTGCAAGCAGTACCACCATGATGAAAGATGATGTGAAGATGATCTGTGATGTCATTAAAGAAAACATTTGTGGTACCGGCGGGCGGACTTGA
- a CDS encoding acyltransferase has product MTNQKRFENWQYPEIEEGKLTKYNWVVQNKDGLELGFATDIGAFSYINAKYGVTVEDEVQIGSHCSIYSVSTIDNKQGKVTLKKNCKIGSHSTILPGVTIGKNSIIGAHSLVTDDIPDDVVAFGVPAKVIREINE; this is encoded by the coding sequence ATGACAAATCAAAAGCGTTTTGAGAATTGGCAATACCCGGAAATAGAAGAGGGTAAACTTACAAAATACAATTGGGTTGTACAAAATAAAGATGGACTGGAACTAGGCTTTGCAACGGATATAGGTGCTTTTAGCTACATTAACGCAAAGTATGGTGTAACAGTAGAAGATGAAGTACAGATTGGATCTCATTGTTCAATATATTCAGTATCAACTATTGATAACAAGCAAGGGAAAGTAACTTTGAAAAAAAATTGTAAGATCGGCAGCCACTCTACCATATTGCCTGGTGTTACGATAGGAAAGAATTCAATTATCGGAGCGCATAGTCTGGTGACGGATGATATTCCTGATGATGTTGTAGCCTTTGGGGTTCCAGCAAAAGTCATAAGAGAGATCAATGAATAA
- a CDS encoding sugar transferase, whose protein sequence is MLKTLFDKVFALFFIILLLPIYIIVSLLIWWSMGRPIFFIQKRPGYKEKIFSIYKFRTMTNEKDINGELLSDEQRLVGVGKFIRSTSLDELPQLFNVLKGEMSFVGPRPLLVEYLEFYSNEQKRRHDVKPGITGWAQVNGRNAISWEQKFELDTWYVDNRSFLLDIKILWITFKNVIQRVDISSSSSATIEKFKGNSK, encoded by the coding sequence ATGCTTAAAACACTTTTTGACAAGGTATTTGCACTGTTTTTTATAATTTTATTATTGCCTATCTATATTATAGTAAGTTTACTTATCTGGTGGAGTATGGGGCGGCCTATATTTTTCATACAAAAAAGACCCGGATATAAAGAGAAGATATTTAGCATATATAAGTTTCGTACCATGACCAATGAGAAAGATATTAACGGAGAGTTGCTTTCTGATGAACAAAGGCTGGTGGGAGTTGGAAAGTTTATAAGAAGTACAAGTTTAGATGAACTTCCGCAGCTTTTCAATGTGCTAAAGGGCGAGATGAGTTTTGTCGGTCCCAGACCTCTTCTTGTGGAGTATCTTGAGTTCTACAGTAACGAACAAAAAAGAAGGCATGATGTAAAACCGGGCATTACAGGCTGGGCTCAAGTAAATGGACGAAATGCAATTTCATGGGAGCAAAAGTTTGAGTTAGACACGTGGTATGTAGATAATCGATCTTTTTTGCTTGACATAAAGATACTTTGGATAACATTTAAAAATGTTATCCAAAGAGTAGATATTAGCTCATCTTCAAGTGCTACAATTGAAAAATTCAAAGGAAATAGTAAATGA
- a CDS encoding glycosyltransferase family 4 protein gives MNIWIFNHHALTPDMGGGTRHYDFAKELIKRGHKVTIVASGFHYSKYKEMKSYGDKEYLLENRDGIDFIWIKTPAYIGNGIGRVRNMLSYTFKVLKIIPKLNLSKPDIIIGSSVHLFAVLAAYKLSCRYKTPFVMEVRDLWPQTLIDMGISKWHPFILLLGWIERYLYKKADKIISNLPYAYDHIGQFVEKEKCIWISNGVDLSNIKYTPKKRNDKFIISYTGAIGVANNLQIFLDAAKKLQDKKDIYFRIVGDGVQKEKLKNFVKENSLQNVSIENSVSKSEVSKILENSDVLFLSLVNAPLYRFGISLNKLFDYMASGRVIIFAGNSKNNPIKEANAGYSIVTDDVKQLEKTILEIYDLTNEERVSIGKKIRSYCEENYSIEILTDTLEKVLKEEVKKFNA, from the coding sequence GTGAATATTTGGATATTTAACCATCATGCCCTAACTCCAGATATGGGTGGAGGGACCAGACACTATGATTTTGCAAAAGAGCTTATAAAAAGAGGGCATAAGGTTACAATAGTCGCATCTGGTTTCCACTATTCTAAATATAAAGAGATGAAGAGCTATGGCGATAAAGAATATCTTTTAGAGAATAGAGACGGCATAGATTTTATTTGGATAAAAACACCTGCTTATATTGGAAACGGCATAGGCAGAGTGAGAAATATGCTGAGTTATACATTTAAAGTTCTTAAGATTATTCCAAAGCTAAATTTATCAAAGCCTGATATTATCATAGGTTCTTCAGTCCATCTTTTTGCTGTTTTGGCTGCCTATAAACTCTCCTGTAGGTATAAAACCCCTTTTGTAATGGAAGTTAGAGACCTTTGGCCTCAAACTTTAATAGATATGGGGATATCAAAATGGCATCCGTTTATATTGCTGCTTGGGTGGATTGAGAGATATCTCTACAAAAAAGCAGACAAGATCATCTCAAATCTTCCCTATGCTTATGATCATATAGGGCAGTTTGTTGAGAAGGAAAAATGTATATGGATATCAAACGGGGTTGATTTGTCGAATATAAAATACACTCCAAAAAAAAGAAATGATAAGTTTATAATAAGCTACACTGGGGCAATCGGTGTTGCAAATAATTTGCAGATTTTTTTAGATGCAGCAAAAAAACTGCAAGATAAAAAAGATATCTATTTCAGAATAGTGGGTGATGGTGTTCAAAAAGAAAAACTTAAAAATTTTGTGAAAGAAAATAGCCTGCAAAATGTAAGCATAGAAAATTCTGTCTCCAAAAGTGAAGTTTCAAAAATATTAGAAAATAGCGATGTCCTCTTTTTGAGTTTAGTTAATGCCCCTTTATATAGATTTGGGATAAGTTTAAATAAACTATTTGACTATATGGCAAGCGGAAGAGTTATAATATTTGCAGGAAACTCAAAAAACAACCCTATAAAAGAAGCAAATGCCGGGTACAGTATAGTTACTGACGATGTGAAGCAGTTGGAAAAAACAATTCTAGAAATCTATGACCTGACAAATGAAGAAAGAGTCTCAATCGGAAAAAAAATAAGAAGCTATTGTGAGGAAAATTACTCAATAGAGATATTAACCGACACTCTAGAAAAAGTTTTAAAAGAAGAGGTAAAAAAATTTAATGCTTAA